ATCGGATCGTCCGGCGTTTCGACGTTCTGGTGGTGGTGGCGGTGCACCGACGCCCACCACAGTGGACCGTGCTGGCCGCACTGCGAAGCGATCACCGCGAGGATGAACTGCACCGGGCGTGAGCACTTGAAGGCGCGGTGCGAGAAGTAGCGGTGGTAGATGCCTTCGACGCCGAACATGCGCAGCGCGTAGCTCGCCAGCGCCAGCCACACCAGAGGCCAGGTCGGCGGATAGACGAAAGGGGTGGCGATCGCGGCAACGAACAGGATGACGTAGCGCACCCGTGTCTGGTTGATCGACTCGGTGACCTGCTTGCCGTACTGCGTGCGGGACGTTGCTGCGCTCATGCTCGACCTTCTCCGGGAAAAGGAATGCCGGGCGCGAGTCTAGCAAGCGGGGTATTGCAGCCGATGCGTCGAATACAGCCGGCCCTTGCCCCCAATTCGCCGGGTGAACGAAAAAGCCGGCCATGTGGCCAGCTCTTCCCGTACGCGACAGCGTGCTTACTTGGCGCCGCCGAGCACCCAGGCTGCCAGCGTCTTGGCATCGGCGTCCGACAGACCCGGCTGCGCCGGCATCGGCATCGGGCCACCCCAGGACGGCTTGGTGCCGGCCGGCGTGCCGGCCTTGATGAAGGCGGCAACCTTGGCTTCGGCGTCCTTCTGGCCGGCGTACTTCTTCGCGACAGCCTGGTAGCCCGGGCCGATCTTCATGTCGGCGCCCTGCGAATGACAGGCCAGACAGCCCTTGGCGGTGGCCAGGTCCTTGCTGGCGAAAGCCGGCGCGCTCACGAGCGCTGCGGCGCAGACGACGGCGGAAATCAGGGTTTTCATGGTGTTCCTCGACGGAGTGGTTGATCCAACGTTCAGTGGGTCGCGGGGCCGGGCAGATCCGGCGCAGGCTCGGCGGCGCGGCCCGCAAGTCTAAGCCAGCCGACAGCGGGTGAACAAGAGCGCGCCGTGCAGCCTGCCCCGGATACAACGACGGCCAGCCGCCGCACGTTGACCGGGATCAGCGCACTGACGTTCGCCGCCAGCCGAGGCTGAGCGCCGTGCCGACCAGGATGATGACGGTGCTTGCCAGCATCGCCAGCGTCGGCCGCTCGTCGAACAGCAGATGGCCCCACAGCATGGCGAAGGGCGGGATCAGGAAGGTGACGCTGAGCGCCTGGGTCGCCCCCATGCGGCCGATCAGACGGAAATACAGCGCATTGGCCAGCGCCGTCGACAGCAGACCGAGCACCACCACTGCCAGCAGCGGGCGCCAGGACGGCAGTTGATCGGGCAGCGACACCAGCGCCCACGGCAGCAGCAGCAGCGCCCCGACCAGCGAAATGCCGGTAGCGACAGCGGACGGATGCACGTCGTGCAACTGTCGCCGGACCCACTGCACACACAGCCCGTAGGAGGCCGACGCGATCAGCCCGAGTGCCACCGCGTCCAGCCCGACCTTGAGTCCGCCCACTTCGCGCAGGCCGGCAAGCAGCGCGACGCCGGTAAAGCCGAGCAGCAGGCCCAGCTGCTTCGAGCGCGACAGCGCCTCGCGCCACACCCACACGCCGAGCAGCGCCGAAAAGAGCGGTGAAGTCGCGTTCAGCACCGCGGCGAAGCCGGCGCTGGAGCGCATGACGGTCTCCGCGAACAGCACGAAGGGCAGCGCCGTGCTGCCGGCACCGGTCAGCAGCAGCCAGCCGCTAACGCGGCGACGCTGGCCTGCAGCCACGTCGCGCAAGGGCCAGCCAAACAGTGCCAGCAGCGCCATCGACGCCAGCGCAAGACGCAGCCCGACCGTCAGCGGCAGACCCAGTTCGGGAATGGCGACACGGTAGAGCGCGAAGGACGCACCCCAGATCAGCGCCAGCAGCAGGAATTCGACACGGGTGCGCACGGTGGGGCGAGGTCGAAGCGGGCCGCCATTGTCGCCGGCCGGCGCCCGGCCCGCCAGCCGGCTAAACTGCCGGCCTGCATCTGCCGCCGCCCGAACATCATGACGCCCCGCTTCGACCTCGCCCCGCCATCCCCCGACCTGTCCGCCACGCTGCAGGCCTGCCTCGACAACAAGACCAAGCCGCTCGGTGCGCTCGGCCGGCTGGAAGCACTGGCGCTGCAGATCGGTCAGGTGCTGGGCTCGTCCGCGCCCGAGCCGGGGCAGGCGCACCTGCTGGTGTGCGCCGGCGACCACGGCACGCTGCGCGACGCGCGCGGTCGCGGCCTGTCGGCCTACCCGGCCGACGTGACCTGGCAGATGGTCGAGAACTTCCTCGCCGGCGGCGCCGCCATCAATGTGCTGGCGCGCGAGGGCGGCATGGCGCTGCACATTGCCGACTGCGGTGTGGCGCACGACTTCGCTCCGCGCGACGGCCTGATCGACGCCAAGGTGGCGCACGGCACCGCGAGCTGGTTCGACGGCCCGGCGATGACGCCGGCGCAGTGCGCCCAGGCGCTGAACAACGGCGCCCGCATCGCCCGCGACATCGCGGCCGGCGGCGCCCGCGTGCTCGGCTTCGGCGAGATGGGCATCGGCAATACGGCGTCCGCATCGCTGATCACCCACCTGCTGACCGGCGCGCCGATGGACGACTGCGTCGGCCGCGGCACCGGTCTGGGCGACGCCGCGCTGGCCGACAAGAAGCGCGTGCTGGCCGCGCTGGCGGCCGGCTACGACGGTCCGCGCGACGCGTTTTCGGTGCTGACCGCATTCGGCGGCTTCGAAATCGCCACCATGGCGGGCGCCATGCTCGGCGCCGCGCAATCGCGCATGCTGCTGCTGATCGACGGCTTCATCAGCTCGGCCGCCGCGCTGGTCGCGCAGGCACACGCACCGGCGCTGCGCCACTACTGCGTGTTCTCGCACCGCTCGCAGGAGCGCGGCCACGCCATCCAGCTCGAACACATGCAGGCGCTGCCCCTGCTCGACCTCGACCTGCGTCTCGGTGAAGGCACCGGGGCGGCACTCGCATGGCCGCTGGTCCGCGCGGCCGCCGCCATCCTGCGTGACATGGCCAGTTTCGAGTCGGCCGGCGTGTCGAAGGCGTGAAGGACACGCCGGGCACCACCGTGACACGCCGATGATCCGTCGCGAACTCGAACTGTTCTTCAACGCGCTGCGCTTCTTTACGCGGCTGCCGGTGCCGGCCTGGGTCGGCTGGTCGACTGAGCTGATGAACGCCAGCGCACGCTGGTTCCCGACGGTGGGCTGGATCGTCGGCGCGATGGGCGCCGCCGTGCTGTGGGCGACCGGGCAGGTATTGCCGGCGGCGCTCGCCGCCGTACTGTCGACCGCTGCGACGATACGACTGACCGGCGCCTTCCACGAGGACGGCTGGGGCGACGTCTGCGACGGTTTCGGCGGCGGCTGGTCGCGCGAACAGATCCTGACCATCATGAAGGACTCGCGCATCGGTGCCTACGGCGCCATCGGCATCGTGCTGATGCTGGCGGGCAAGCTGACGGCGCTGTCCGCGCTGCCGCTGGCGAGCGCGGTCGTTGCGCTGCTGGTCGCACATCCGCTGTCGCGGCTGTGCGCGACCGCGCTGATCTACCTGATGCGCTACGCCCGCGACGAGGACCCGGACGGCGTGTCGCGCGCCAAGCCGCTGGCAGTGAAGCTGTCGGCGGGCGGCATGCTGTGGGCGGCACTGTGCGGGCTGGTGCCGCTGTCGCTGCTCGCACCGGTACAGATCGCGCTGGTGATCGGGCTGGCGCTGCTCGTCACCGTCGCCGCTGCCCGTCACTTCCAGCGCCGCATCGGCGGCTATACCGGCGACTGTCTGGGGGCGGTGCAGCAACTGGCGGAGCTGGCCGTCTATGTGGCGCTGTGTGTGCGGATCTGACCGCGATTCGGCCTGGTGGTGAGCTTGCTCGCGCGAGTAGCCTGAACCGAAGCTTGCGGCCCGTCGCCGCCCTGTCGCGGCCAAGACCGCTCCCACAATAGGTCGGCTCGATCCACGATCGGAGCCAGAGCGCGGTTCTGTGGGAGGGGTCTTCTGACCCCGACGGCAGCCTGAATCGAAGCTGACGGACTGCAGCGGCCGCATTGCGGCCAACGCTACTCTCCCAGGATCGCACCGCCGCAGTCAGGGGCCCGGTCTTGTGGGAGCGAGCTTGCTCGCGATTGCAGCCTTCATCGAAATCTGCGGCCGTTCACCGCCCTGTCGCGGCCAAGGCCGCTCCCACAGGGGCTGAGCCCGATCCGCGTACTCGTGTCGCGGGCGCTTGGGTCAGCCGCGCAGGCGCGCGATCAAGCCGTCCAGCTGGTCGAGGTCGTTGAAGCGGATGACCAGCTTGCCGGCGCCGCGCGCGTTGGCGGCGATCGACACTGGCGCGCCGACGATGTCAGACAGTTCCTCTTCTAGCCGCGCCAAGTCGCGCGAGGGCTCGGCTCTTGCCTTGGTGCCCTGCTCGGCCAGACCGCCACGCGCCACCATTTTTTCGGTGTCGCGCACCGTCAGCCCTTGCGCGACGACGCGGTTGGCGAAGGCGATCTGATCCGCCTTGGGCAGGCTCAGCAGCGCACGCGCGTGGCCCATGTCGAGGTCGCCGGTCACCAGCTGTTCCTGCACCGGTTCGGCCAGCTGCAGCAGACGCAGCAGATTGGTGGTGGCCGAGCGCGAACGGCCGATCGCGTTGGCCGCCTGTTCGTGCGTCATGCCGAATTCGTCGATCAGACGCTGTACGCCGGCCGCCTCTTCCAGCGGATTCAGATCCTCACGCTGGATGTTCTCGATCAGGCTCATCGCCAGCGCGGCGTCGTCCGGGATGTCGCGCACCAGCGTCGGCACTTCGCTCAGCCCGGCGAGCTGCGCGGCACGCCAGCGCCGTTCGCCGGCGATGATTTCGAATCGCCCGCCACCGACGCTGCGCACGATGATGGGCTGCATGATGCCCTGCGACTTGATCGACTCCGCCAGCTCTTCGAGCGAGCCGGGATCCATGCGGGTGCGCGGCTGATACTTGCCCGGCTGCAGCAGACCGACGTCCAGCGTGCGCAGTTCGCCCGAATTGCCGGATTCACCGGTATTGCCGGCCAGCAGCGCGTCGAGGCCGCGGCCGAGGCCCTTCAGTTTGGGAGGAGTCATGGCGTTCGGTGTTGTTGTCGTGGGTCGATCAGAAGCTCTTCACACGCTCGATCATTTCCTGCGCGAAGGCGCTGTAGGCCTGCGCGCCCTTGGCGTTCTTGTCGAACAGCACGCCGGGAATGCCGTAGCTCGGCGCCTCGGCCAGCCGCACATTGCGTGGCACGAGGGTGCGGAACACCTTGTCGCCGAAATGCGATTCGAGCTGGCCCGACACCTGCTGCGACAGCGTGCTGCGCGGGTCGAACATGACGCGCAGCAGGCCGATGATCTTCAGGTCGCGGTTCAGGTTGGCGTGCACCTTCTTGATCGTATTGACCAGATCGGACAGGCCTTCGAGCGCGTAGTACTCGCATTGCATCGGAATGATGACGCCGTGCGCCGCGCACAGACCGTTCAGCGTGAGCAGGCTGAGGCTGGGCGGACAGTCGATCAGCACGAAGTCGTAATCGGCTGCGTGCTCGGCAATCGCCTTCTTCAATCGATTTTCCCGATTCTCCAGCCCGACCAGTTCGACTTCGGCGCCGGCCAGATCGCGGTTGGCCGGCAGCACATCCAGCCCGGCGTGCGGACTGGTCACGCGTGCGTCGGCCAGCGATGACAGGCCGACCAGCACCTGATAGACGCTGGACTTCAGCGTGCGCTTGTCGACGCCAGCACCCATCGTGGCATTGCCCTGCGGGTCGAGATCGACCAGCAGCGTGCGCTGGCCGGCCTGGCCGAGCGCGGCGGCGAGATTCACGCTGGTGGTGGTCTTGCCCACCCCGCCCTTCTGGTTGGCGACTGCGAAGATGTAGGGCATGCCGGCTCAGCCGTCCGACTGCAGTTCGCGCGCGAGCCACAGCAGGTGGCGGGCGCCCTCGACACCGGGCACCTGCAGCTCTTCCGAGCGCAGCAATGACCAGCCCTTCGGGATTGCGCGCACTTCCTCGTCCGGATAGACGCCCTTCATCGCCAGCATGTGGCCACCCGGCTTCAGCAGATGGCCGGCCACCTTGATGAAGTCGGCCAGATCGCCGAAGGCGCGCGAAATGATGAAGTCGCACCCTTCCGGCAAGGTCACCGCTTCGGCGCGCGCGGTCTGTACGTCGAAGTTCTCGAGACCGAGGTCGATGCGCACCTGCTGCTGGAAGGACGCCTTCTTCGAGTTCGGTTCGATCGACACCACATCCAGATCGCTGCGGGCGATGGCCAGCGGAATGCCGGGCACGCCACCGCCGGAACCGATATCGGCCAGCTTCGCGCCTTCCGGCAGGAAGCGCTCGACCGACAGCGCGTCCAGCAGGTGGTGGGTGAGCATGCGGGATTCTTCGCGTATCGCGGTCAGGTTATAGACCGCGTTCCACTTGGCCATCAGTGCGATGTAGCGCAGCAGACGGGTACGGGCTGTCGCGGTGAGCGGCAGGTCAAGTGCGGCAAGGCCGGCGTCGAGTTCGGTTTGCAAGGTCATGGGCGGATGGTTTCCGGGTACTTCGAATCGGTGCGGCCGCGTGCGGGCCGGTGCGTTCAGGCGGCGCTGCGCACGGCGGCGCGCTTCTTCAGGTACACGAGCAACAGCGAAATCGCCGCCGGCGTGATGCCCTGGATGCGCGAAGCCTGACCCAGCGTTTCCGGCCTGTGCAGCGTGAGCTTCTGCTGCACTTCGCGCGACAGGCCGCCGACCGCGGCGTAGTCGATGTCGTCCGGCAGGCGCGTGTCTTCGGTTGCGCGCAGCTTGTCGACCTCGTTCTGCTGGCGGTCGATATAGCCCTGGTACTTGGCCAGGATGTCGAGCTGCTCGATCGCCTGCGCGTGGTCTATCGGCGCCGGTGCGCCGGGCAGCGTCATCAGGGACGCGTAGCTCACGTCGGGCCGGCGCAGCAGGTCGAACAGCGTGTATTCGCGCTCGATCGCCTTGCCCAGCACGCGCTGCGCGTCCTCGGCCGGCAGCGTGTCCGGACGGATCCACGTGGAACGCAGCCGCCGCTCCTCGGCGGCGATGGCGTCGCGCTTGCGGTTGTAGGCGTCCCAGCGCAGGTCGTCGATCAGCCCCATATCGCGTGCGGCGTCGGTCAGGCGCAGGTCGGCATTGTCTTCGCGCAGGCTCAGGCGGTATTCGGCGCGCGACGTAAACATGCGGTAGGGCTCGGCCACACCGCGGGTGATCAGGTCGTCGACCAGCACGCCCAGATAGGCCTCATCGCGGCGCGGGCACCACGCTTCCAGCCCCTTGGTCTGCCGTGCCGCATTCAGTCCTGCGAGCAGGCCCTGGGCGGCCGCTTCTTCGTAACCGGTGGTGCCATTGATCTGGCCGGCGAAGAACAGGCCCTGGATGGCCTTGGTTTCGAGCGATGATTTCAGTCCGCGCGGATCGTAGTAGTCGTACTCGATCGCGTAGCCCGGGCGCAGGATGTGCGCGTTCTCCAGACCGGGAATGCTGCGTACCAGATCGACCTGCACGTCGAAAGGCAACGAGGTCGAGATCCCGTTCGGGTACACCTCGTGCGTGGTCAGGCCTTCCGGTTCGAGGAAGATGTTGTGGCTGTCGCGATCGGCGAAGCGATGGATCTTGTCCTCGATGCTCGGGCAGTAGCGCGGGCCGACACCTTCGATCACGCCGGTGTACATCGGCGAGCGGTCAAGGCCGCCGCGGATGATGTCGTGCGTGCGCAGCGTGGTGTGGGTCATCCAGCACGGCAGCTGACGCGGATGCATGTCACGCGAGCCGATGAAGCTGAACACCGGCACCGGGTCGTCGCCCGGCTGCGCCTGCATGACCGAATAGTCGATCGTACGTCCGTCGATGCGTGGCGGCGTGCCGGTCTTGAGCCGGCCCTGCGGCAGTGCCAGTTCCTTCAGCTTTTCCGCCAGACGGATGGCAGGCGGGTCCCCTGCCCGGCCTGCCGAGTGATTCTGCAGGCCGACGTGCACACGACCATTCAGGAAGGTACCGGCGGTCAGCACGACCGCCTTCGCGTGGAAGCGGATGCCCACCTCAGTCACGACACCGGCGACGCGCTCGCCTTCCATGATCAGGTCGGCGGCTGCCTGCTGGAAGAGGTCGAGATTCTGTTGATTCTCCAGCCGGCTGCGGATAGCGGCCTTGTACAGGATGCGGTCAGCCTGGGCGCGGGTTGCGCGCACGGCCGGGCCCTTGCTCGCATTGAGGATGCGGAACTGGATGCCACCTTCGTCGGTGGCCAGCGCCATCGCACCGCCCAGCGCATCGACCTCCTTCACCAAGTGCCCCTTGCCGATGCCGCCGATAGACGGATTGCAGGACATCTGGCCCAGCGTTTCGATGTTGTGCGTCAGCAGCAGCGTGCGCGCGCCCACCCGTGCGGCAGCGAGCGCGGCTTCGGTGCCGGCGTGGCCGCCACCGATGACGATCACGTCGTAACGGGTCGGGAAATCCATGTTCGCTGCAATGCAAAAGAAGGCGAAGGGGCTGAATGATACGACCTTGGGCGCCCAACATAAAGGCGGAAAGGTTGACACCGTTTCACTGACTTACAGTTGCTTACGGCGCAAAGTGTTTCCGCGATCTAGCCTTGCAGCGTGTTCCCCACACGAGAATGATCATGAAAGCGCTTGGCACTGCACTGGCTGCACTGACGCTGGCCTTCAGCGGCAACGCGATGGCAGATCGCGACGATCACCGACGCCACGGCTATCACGGCGGTCATCACCACAAGCATGGTGGTCACTGGAAGCACCGTGACCGCCATCATCACCACCATCACTACCATGGGCCGAGCGTGCGTTACGGCTACTACCCCGCGCCGGTCTATGCGCCGGCCCCGTACTACGGCGTCTATGCACCACGCCCGCACTACCGTCACCACGACGGCGTGACCATCATCCTGCCGCCGGTGCGCATCGGCTTCTGATGGTCGTGATGTTCCACGTGGAACATCTCGACGTTCAGCCGGCGAAGGTGTCCCACACCAGCCGCGCGATCAGAACCGACACGACGACGATGAATACACGGCGCACGAAAGATGCGCCGTTTTTTATGGCGAGGTGAGCCCCCACCCAGGCGCCCGCGAGGTTGGCAACTGCCATCGCGGCAGCCACCTTCGCCATGATGGCGCCGACCGGTACGAACCACGCCAGCGCCGCAAGATTGGTGCTGACATTCACGACCTTGGCCGCCGCCGACGCGCGCAGGAAATCCCAGGCGTAACAGCGCACGAACAGGAAAATCAGGAAGCTGCCAGTGCCCGGTCCGAAGAAACCGTCGTAGAAGCCGATGAGGGCGCCGAGCACCAGCGCGAGTATGGGCTTAGGGCGATGCGCCGCCGCCTCTGCACGCAGCACCCCGAAGTCCTTCTTCTTCAGCGTGTAGGCAAGTACCGCAACCAGCAGCACGATCACGACCGGCCTCAGCATCTGCGGCGGGAACATGCCGACCGCCGCCGCTCCGGCGAACGACGCGACGAAGGCGGCGAGCGCTGCGCGCCACAATACCTTCCAGTCCATTTCGACCCGGCCCAGATAGCGACGCGCGGCGAAGGTGGTGCCGACGATGCTGACCGCCTTGTTGGTTCCGAACAGCGTTGCCGGCGCGGTGCCCGGAAAGACGTTGAACAGCAGCGGCACCTGTACCAGACCCCCACCACCGACCATGGCGTCCACCAGGCCGGCGAAGAAGGCGCCGGCGCACAGGATTGCCAGCTCGGTCAGCACGACGCTTCCTTGCGATGTTTCACGTGAAACATCCTCATCACTTGCCGATGCAGAAGCGAGAGAAGATTTCGCCGAGCAGGTCGTCCGGCGTGAACTCGCCGGTGATGTCCCCGAGTGCGCGGTGCGCCAGCCTCAGTTCCTCGGCGAACAGATCGAGTTGAAGCACCTCGCCGGCAATGCAGCGCGCCGCCATATCCAGATGCTCGACCGCTCTGTCGAGCGCGTGCAGGTGGCGGGTGCGCGCTGCCAGCGCGTCCTCGGCGCCACCGTGCCAGGCCACGCGATCGAGCAGCGCGCGCCGCAGCAGGTCCAGGCCTTCGCCAACGCGCACCGACAACCACACCGTCAGGACGCCGGCGTGTTCGTCCTCCCGCGCCTGTTCGCCGGTCAGATCGATCTTGTTGAACACACGTATGCGCGGAAGACCTGCCGGCAGCGCGGCATCGATCGCCTGCGCTTCGGCGTCGAAGCCGCTGCGCGCGTCGACCAGATGCACTACCGCGTGTGCCCGTTCGAGTTCGCGCCGGGTGCGGGCGATGCCCGCCTGCTCCACCGGGTCGTCGGTCTCCCGCAGTCCGGCGGTGTCGATCACATGCACCGGTACGCCGTCGATGGCGACCAGCTCGCGCAAGGTGTCGCGGGTCGTGCCGGCGATGTCGGTGACGATGGCGCGGTCCTCACCTGCCAGCGCATTAAGCAGGCTGGACTTGCCTACATTGGGCGCTCCGGCCAGCACGACCGTCAGCCCTTCACGCAGCACCGCGCCACAGCGGGCACGCTCGCGCAAGGCAGTGAGCGCAGCCATGACCTCGGCCAGCTTGTTGCGTGCGCCGGCCTGTTCGAGGAACTCGACATCCTCCTCCGGGAAATCCAGCGTCGCCTCGACGAACATGCGCAGATTGACCAGCGCATCTTCGAGTGCGTGCACGTGGCGGGAAAACTCGCCATCGAGCGAGCGCATCGCCGAGCGCGCCGCTGACGTCGTCGTTGCCTCGATCAGGTCGGCCACCGCTTCGGCCTGCGCGAGGTCGATGCGGTCGTTGAGGAATGCGCGTTCGGTGAACTCGCCCGGCCGCGCCGGCCGCGCGCCCAGTTCGAGGCAGCGCGCGAGCACCGCCTGCAGCACGGCGGTTCCACCGTGGCCGTGCAGTTCGAGCACGTGCTCGCCGGTATAGGAAGCCGGCGCCTCGAACCACAGCGCGATGCCGTGATCGATGAGCGCGCCGTCCGCCGCGACGAATTTCGCGAAGGTCGCGTGTCGCGCCTCGGGCAGGCGACCGAGCATGCCGCGGGCGACCGCAGCGGCGCCCTGCCCGGACACCCTGACCACGCCGATGCCGCCGCGACCCGGGGCGGTGGCGATGGCGGCGATGGTGTCGGTCGGGCGAGCGGACATGGCAATCGGTCAGGTCAGGTTTTCAGGGTGCTGTCGTGACGAGGGCGCCGCCCCCGCATCGATCCGGCCATCATCGCCGGAATCCCGCGGGAGCGGCGCCCTCGCCGCAGTACAGCCGTCAGTCTGGCGGATGTCAGGCCTTGGCCGTCTTCCCGCTCTCGATCATGCGCGTGATCTGCCACTGCTGGGCGATCGACAGAATGTTGTTCACCGTCCAGTACAGCACGAGACCGGCCGGGAAGAACAGGAACATGCCGGTGAAGATGACCGGCAGGAACAGCATCACCTTGGCCTGGATCGGGTCCGGCGGCGTCGGGTTCAGCTTGGTCTGCACGAACATCGTCACACCCATGATGATGGGCAGCACGAAGTACGGGTCCTTGATCGACAGGTCGGTGATCCAGCCTATCCACGGCGCGTTGCGCATTTCGACGCTGCCCAGCAGCACCCAGTACAGCGCGATGAACACAGGAATCTGGATCAGGATGGGCAGGCAGCCGCCGAGCGGATTGATCTTCTCGGTCTTGTACAGCTCCATCATTTCCTGCTGCATGCGCACGCGGTCGTTGCCGTGGCGCTCCTTGATCTGCTGCATGCGCGGCGTGACCAGGCGCAGCTTGGCCATCGACTTGTAGCTCGCGGCCGACAGCGGGAAGAAGATGGCCTTGATCAGGATGGTAAGCAGGATGATGGCCCAGCCCCAGTTGCCGACCAGCGCGTACAGCTTTTCCAGCACCCAGTGCATCGGCGAGGCGATGATCTTCAGCCAGCCGTAATCGACCACGTGATCCAGGCCCGGCGCCATTGCGTCGAGGTTGGACTGGATCTGCGGGCCGGCGTACAGCGGCACCTCGACGGTCGAGGTGGCACCGGCCGCCGCCGGCTGAACCGGCACGATGACGCCAGCCGTGTACAGATTGTCGCCAACCTTCTTCGCGAAGAACTCGCGCTCGACCCCTGCAGCCGGCACGAAGGTGCTGACGAAATAGTGCTGCACCAGCGCCACCCAGCCGTCCGGCGCCTTGGTGACGAACTTGGCCTTGCCCTTGTCGATGTCGCTGAAATCGACCTTCTGGTACTTGCCCGCTTCGGTATAGAAAGCCGGGCCGGTGAAGGTGCTCAGCATGCTGGTGCCGGCGGACACCGCCTTGCCGTCGCGCAGCAGCTGGAAATAGGCGTGTGCTGCGACCGGTGCGCTGCCGTTGTTGGCGATCTCGAAGCGGGTGTCGATGCGGTAGCTGCCGCGGTTGAAGGTGAGCACCTTGGTCACCGCCACACCGTCCGGACCGGCGGCCGTCATGCGCAGCTCGACCTTGTCCTGGCCGTCGGCCAGCTTCAGCTCGCCCTGGGGCAGCTGATACACCGTCTTGTGCGTCGGCATGCCATCGCCGATCAGGCCACTCTGCGCGTGGTAAAGATTAGCGCCACCGTTGTCCAGCAGCACGAAATTGCCTTCGGACTCGGGACCGGCGTGGTGCTTGAGCAGTTCGAGGCGGATGATGGAACCGCCCTCCGCCGACACGTCAGCGATGAACAGATCGGTCTCGACGCGCGCGGCGGCGGTCTGCGCGACAGCCGTCGTCTGCGGTACGTCGGACGGCGCGGCGGCGCTGCTCACCGTCGGCACCGGCGCCTGGGCGCCGGCCGACTGCGCAGCCGTCGCGTCGGTGGCCACGGCCGGTGCGGCCGGCGGCTGGTTGAAGCGCTGCCAGCCGTCCCACAACATGAACAGCGAAAACAGGAAAACGATCAACAGGGCGGAGCGTTGGGTATCCATCGTCGGAATCGTCTTGAAAGTAATTGAGGGTGCGCGTGCTCAGGGCACCGGGTCGTAACCGCCCGGATTCCATGGATGACAGCGCAGCACGCGGCGCAGCGCGAGCCATCCGCCGCGCACGCTGCCGTGGCGGTGGATGGCTTCGCTGGCGTATTCGGAACAGCTCGGCATGAAACGACAGTTGCGGCCGAGCAGCGGGCTGATGGCGTAACGGTAGACCGCAATCAGTCCGAGCAGCAGGAATTTCATCGTCCGGTCTCCGCGACAGGCGCTGCGGCACGTCGCACGCGGCCAAGCAGCGCGTCGATCTCTTCGCGCAACAGACGGCGGTCGAGCACGGCCGGCCGTGCGTTCAGGCGCAGGATGATGTCGAGCGGCTTGAGTTCCGGACGCATGTGGCGGAAAGCTTCGCGCGCCAGGCGCTTGACCAGATTGCGGGTATTCGCCCGCTTCAGGAAGCGCTTCGCGATCACGACGCCCAGACGAGCGCCATCGCAGCCGGACGGACCGTGATGGATCACGAAATGTCGACTGCGCTGGGTACGCCGCAAAGCAAAAACGGATGAGAACTCATCCGTTTTTCTGAGCCTGTATTCAGGTCGGAAAGCAAAGCGACCGGCGGGCTGCGCGGCGATCTGCATTCCGGGCCGTGTCTCGGGGTTCACCTTAGGGGGTTCCCCTGCCAACCGGCCGGAAAAACTGCTGTCTGCGTCAGACTGCCAGACGGGCACGGCCCTTGGCACGACGGGCGCGAATGACTGCACGACCACCGCGGGTGCGCATGCGCTCGAGGAAACCGTGGGTGCGGGCGCGGCGGATCTTCGACGGCTGATAAGTACGCTT
The window above is part of the Methyloversatilis discipulorum genome. Proteins encoded here:
- the rnpA gene encoding ribonuclease P protein component gives rise to the protein MQIAAQPAGRFAFRPEYRLRKTDEFSSVFALRRTQRSRHFVIHHGPSGCDGARLGVVIAKRFLKRANTRNLVKRLAREAFRHMRPELKPLDIILRLNARPAVLDRRLLREEIDALLGRVRRAAAPVAETGR
- the rpmH gene encoding 50S ribosomal protein L34; its protein translation is MKRTYQPSKIRRARTHGFLERMRTRGGRAVIRARRAKGRARLAV